The Oncorhynchus masou masou isolate Uvic2021 chromosome 8, UVic_Omas_1.1, whole genome shotgun sequence genome has a window encoding:
- the LOC135544159 gene encoding mucin-2-like isoform X3 — protein sequence MLQQILKDMYIDPDVLEALNEDQKKTLFLKMREEQVRRWTEREEKEADHRPKSKTANSKKVSWLLGRDGDVAVMAIGEVDELKTSKLICTGPAERRAPPSLHNNTLHQTTSLKSNLVNRPASEPVRTRREDLPPKTQSGIQLNLKENSEEVRTLPPLQGAVREQLPPAAVEKQADLEQDVEVGGPQENPVLLSYRPHPRAGPSNLRLGTTLSSVPSSTPSPVPTDTPSHVPKTINPVPTITPFSVPKTITPPAFPSIITPSPVTNSVIPSPVPSSSVTPSPVPSSSVTPSPVPSSSVTPSPVPSSSVTPSPVPSSSVTPSPVHSSSVIPSPVPSSNAIRAALEKSTAKSHASEKTVTLSPVPSPVTLSPVPSPITLSPVPSPITLSPVPSPITLSPVPSPITLSSVPSSVKTSPVPSVSPSPVPSTTWSPVPTTTWSPVPTTTWSPVPSTTRSPPVPSTIRSPVPSATRSPVPSTTRSPVPSTTRSPVPSTTRSPVPSTTRSPVPSIYTPSPFHRTVTPSPVASSTAIREALKKSTTKTHAPEKTTVTPLSASTRLHPQETPSSRVFHSPYNMTCISV from the exons CCAACAGTAAGAAAGTGAGCTGGTTGCTGGGCAGGGACGGAGATGTGGCGGTCATGGCGATTGGAGAGGTGGACGAGCTGAAGACCTCCAAACTCATCTGCACTGGGCCTGCGGAAAGAAGAGCACCACCAAGCCTGCACAATAACACACT cCACCAGACAACTTCCCTGAAGAGCAACCTGGTAAACAGACCAGCCTCAGAACCTGTCAGAACTCGGAGAGAGGATCTGCCTCCCAAAACACAGTCAGGGATACAACTCAATttaaag GAGAACAGTGAGGAAGTGAGGACATTGCCCCCTCTACAG GGGGCAGTGAGAGAGCAGCTGCCACCTGCAGCAGTGGAAAAA CAGGCTGACTTGgagcaggatgtagaagttggtGGTCCACAGGAAAATCCAGTCCTCCTGTCCTACAGACCTCACCCCAGAGCTGGCCCTTCCAACCTGAGGCTGGGTACCACACTGTCCTCTGTACCAAGCTCCACTCCATCCCCGGTCCCCACTGACACACCGTCTCATGTCCCCAAGACCATAAACCCTGTCCCTACCATCACACCGTTTTCTGTCCCCAAAACCATCACACCGCCTGCTTTCCCTAGCATCATAACACCATCCCCTGTAACCAACAGTGTCATACCATCTCCTGTCCCCAGCAGCAGTGTCACACCATCTCCTGTCCCCAGCAGCAGTGTCACACCATCTCCTGTCCCCAGCAGCAGTGTCACACCATCTCCTGTCCCCAGCAGCAGTGTCACACCATCTCCTGTCCCCAGCAGCAGTGTCACACCATCTCCTGTCCACAGCAGCAGTGTCATACCGTCTCCTGTCCCCAGCAGTAATGCCATCAGAGCTGCTCTAGAAAAGAGCACTGCCAAATCACACGCTTCAGAGAAGACCGTCACACTGTCCCCTGTCCCTAGTCCCGTCACACTGTCCCCTGTCCCTAGTCCCATCACACTGTCCCCTGTCCCTAGTCCCATCACACTGTCCCCTGTCCCTAGTCCCATCACACTGTCCCCTGTCCCTAGCCCAATCACACTGTCCTCTGTCCCAAGCAGTGTCAAAACATCTCCTGTCCCCAGTGTCTCACCCTCCCCTGTCCCCAGTACCACTTGGTCCCCTGTCCCCACTACCACTTGGTCCCCTGTCCCCACTACCACTTGGTCCCCTGTCCCCAGTACCACTCGGTCCCCCCCTGTCCCCAGTACCATTCGGTCCCCTGTCCCCAGTGCCACTCGGTCCCCTGTCCCCAGTACCACTCGGTCCCCTGTCCCCAGTACCACTCGGTCCCCTGTCCCCAGTACCACTCGGTCCCCTGTCCCCAGTACCACTCGGTCCCCTGTCCCTAGCATCTATACACCATCCCCTTTCCACAGGACCGTCACTCCATCCCCTGTGGCTAGCAGCACGGCCATAAGAGAAGCTCTAAAGAAGAGCACCACCAAAACACATGCTCCAGAGAAGACCACTGTCACACCGCTGTCCGCTTCAACCAGACTCCACCCCCAGGAGACGCCCAGCAGCAGAG TTTTCCACAGTCCCTATAACATGACTTGTATCAGTGTATGA